A portion of the Pseudopipra pipra isolate bDixPip1 chromosome 1, bDixPip1.hap1, whole genome shotgun sequence genome contains these proteins:
- the ACKR2 gene encoding atypical chemokine receptor 2 isoform X1, translating into MSQSDFLENMQISTTRSQHVLRQGGDRLSTAVILDQHQERQKQNQGGYISCPLALAQVKEVPKSLIRAFSRMETGEETPLPGIAWNGYLSNFRHGTTAGSHLSNTTSAVTTTITAPWLDGANSSEYPYEYLDEEDYGQYGLCTKEEVLSFSKVFLPSFYTVVFLLGMAGNALLFIVLIMYIRKRKKMTEVYLLNLVVSDFFLLLNLPFWALYVSQGVTWDVLCPVLNAMYTLNFYSGIFFVSCMSLDMYLQIVYACSAHSSTSWRKSILGLLVVWILSILLSIPHGLFTSTRQIHNKTTMCTQDYGQDHLLWKVVFRVTQNILGFLLPFLFMVFCYSRIACVLSTSQLPGSRRALCLVFTLVGVFFVLWSPYNIVLILHSLQDVGVIRSCESSRKLDYAMQVTESLSFVHCCLNPLLYAFVKKRFRSYLCKIPQAIFRRSGFFHIQPSETSPSCSRYVAEIEMLSVTTVS; encoded by the exons ATGAGTCAATCAGATTTCCTGGAAAACATGCAGATTTCTACAACAAGGTCTCAACACGTGCTCAGGCAGGGTGGAGACCGTTTATCCACTGCTGTCATCCTTGACCAACACCAGGAAAggcaaaaacaaaaccagggagGATACATTTCCTGCCCACTTGCTCTGGCACAAGTGAAAGAGGTTCCTAAAAGCCTGATTCGAGCATTCAGCAGGATGGAAACAGGGGAAGAAACTCCT ctgccTGGAATTGCCTGGAATGGGTATTTAAGCAATTTTAGGCACGGGACCACAGCAG GCAGCCACTTGTCAAACACAACCTCAGCGGTGACAACAACGATCACAGCCCCCTGGCTGGATGGTGCCAACTCCAGTGAGTACCCGTACGAGTACCTGGACGAGGAGGATTACGGGCAGTATGGGCTCTGCACCAAGGAGGAGGTGCTCTCCTTCAGCAAAGTGTTCCTGCCTTCGTTTTACACCGTGGTCTTCCTGCTGGGGATGGCCGGGAATGCCCTCCTGTTCATCGTCCTCATTATGTACatcaggaagaggaagaagatgaCTGAGGTGTATCTGCTGAACCTGGTGGTTTCAGACTTCTTCCTGCTGCTGAACCTTCCTTTCTGGGCTCTCTACGTTTCTCAGGGGGTCACCTGGGATGTTTTGTGCCCGGTCTTAAATGCCATGTACACTCTGAACTTCTACAGTGGCATCTTTTTTGTGAGCTGCATGAGTCTGGACATGTATCTGCAGATAGTTTATGCTTGTTCTGCTCACAGCTCCACGTCATGGAGGAAGTCCATCCTTGGCTTGTTGGTGGTGTGGATCCTTTCCATACTTCTCTCTATTCCTCATGGCCTCTTCACCAGCACAAGGCAAATCCACAATAAAACCACCATGTGCACCCAGGATTATGGCCAGGACCACTTACTTTGGAAAGTTGTCTTTCGGGTCACTCAAAACATCCTGGGCTTCCTTTTGCCCTTCCTCTTCATGGTGTTCTGCTACTCCCGCATCGCCTGTGTCCTCAGCACATCACAGCTGCCtggctccaggagagctctcTGCTTGGTCTTCACTCTGGTGGGTGTCTTCTTTGTCCTGTGGTCTCCCTACAACATTGTCCTCATCCTCCACTCCCTGCAGGATGTCGGTGTGATCAGGAGCTGtgaaagcagcaggaagctGGACTATGCCATGCAGGTCACAGAGAGCTTGTCCTTTGTCCACTGCTGTCTCAACCCCTTGCTCTATGCTTTTGTGAAGAAACGATTCAGGTCCTACTTGTGCAAGATCCCTCAGGCCATTTTCAGGAGAAGTGGTTTCTTTCACATCCAGCCCTCAGAGACAAGCCCGTCTTGCAGCAGATACGTGGCTGAGATAGAAATGTTGAGTGTCACAACTGTatcataa
- the ACKR2 gene encoding atypical chemokine receptor 2 isoform X2 yields the protein MNSLYLKRAYKKDQERLFTGAQSDRTKGNGFKLKEGSHLSNTTSAVTTTITAPWLDGANSSEYPYEYLDEEDYGQYGLCTKEEVLSFSKVFLPSFYTVVFLLGMAGNALLFIVLIMYIRKRKKMTEVYLLNLVVSDFFLLLNLPFWALYVSQGVTWDVLCPVLNAMYTLNFYSGIFFVSCMSLDMYLQIVYACSAHSSTSWRKSILGLLVVWILSILLSIPHGLFTSTRQIHNKTTMCTQDYGQDHLLWKVVFRVTQNILGFLLPFLFMVFCYSRIACVLSTSQLPGSRRALCLVFTLVGVFFVLWSPYNIVLILHSLQDVGVIRSCESSRKLDYAMQVTESLSFVHCCLNPLLYAFVKKRFRSYLCKIPQAIFRRSGFFHIQPSETSPSCSRYVAEIEMLSVTTVS from the exons ATGAACTCTCTCTACTTGAAGAGAGCTTACAAGAAAGACCAAGAGAGACTTTTCACAGGAGCACAGAGTGACAGGACGaaggggaatggattcaaactaaaagagg GCAGCCACTTGTCAAACACAACCTCAGCGGTGACAACAACGATCACAGCCCCCTGGCTGGATGGTGCCAACTCCAGTGAGTACCCGTACGAGTACCTGGACGAGGAGGATTACGGGCAGTATGGGCTCTGCACCAAGGAGGAGGTGCTCTCCTTCAGCAAAGTGTTCCTGCCTTCGTTTTACACCGTGGTCTTCCTGCTGGGGATGGCCGGGAATGCCCTCCTGTTCATCGTCCTCATTATGTACatcaggaagaggaagaagatgaCTGAGGTGTATCTGCTGAACCTGGTGGTTTCAGACTTCTTCCTGCTGCTGAACCTTCCTTTCTGGGCTCTCTACGTTTCTCAGGGGGTCACCTGGGATGTTTTGTGCCCGGTCTTAAATGCCATGTACACTCTGAACTTCTACAGTGGCATCTTTTTTGTGAGCTGCATGAGTCTGGACATGTATCTGCAGATAGTTTATGCTTGTTCTGCTCACAGCTCCACGTCATGGAGGAAGTCCATCCTTGGCTTGTTGGTGGTGTGGATCCTTTCCATACTTCTCTCTATTCCTCATGGCCTCTTCACCAGCACAAGGCAAATCCACAATAAAACCACCATGTGCACCCAGGATTATGGCCAGGACCACTTACTTTGGAAAGTTGTCTTTCGGGTCACTCAAAACATCCTGGGCTTCCTTTTGCCCTTCCTCTTCATGGTGTTCTGCTACTCCCGCATCGCCTGTGTCCTCAGCACATCACAGCTGCCtggctccaggagagctctcTGCTTGGTCTTCACTCTGGTGGGTGTCTTCTTTGTCCTGTGGTCTCCCTACAACATTGTCCTCATCCTCCACTCCCTGCAGGATGTCGGTGTGATCAGGAGCTGtgaaagcagcaggaagctGGACTATGCCATGCAGGTCACAGAGAGCTTGTCCTTTGTCCACTGCTGTCTCAACCCCTTGCTCTATGCTTTTGTGAAGAAACGATTCAGGTCCTACTTGTGCAAGATCCCTCAGGCCATTTTCAGGAGAAGTGGTTTCTTTCACATCCAGCCCTCAGAGACAAGCCCGTCTTGCAGCAGATACGTGGCTGAGATAGAAATGTTGAGTGTCACAACTGTatcataa
- the LOC135404969 gene encoding 5-beta-cholestane-3-alpha,7-alpha-diol 12-alpha-hydroxylase, which produces MELWVVLLCALVSLLLGGLYVLGVFRRRRPDEPPLDKGTIPWLGYLLDFRKDSSEFLKRMWRKHGDVFTVLMGGYYFTFVMDPFCFGSIVKESRSKLDFRAAATQLVLQVFGYKPNESSHNVARESSVKHLTGEGLSVLTQTTMENLQKLMLFNLSPGEEKRVWREENLFHYCYNIVFRAGYLALYGSEPHQGAGDKEKAEERDRVHSNQLFQEFRKYDRLFPRLAFSLLPHKDKREAEQLKRLFWSVLSVKKARQKDNISGWISDQDQLLAENGVPEYMRDRFMFMLLWASQGNTGPTAFWLLLYLLKHPEALKAVRGEVDKVLRENGQQVKAGSRPVTITRDMLNQAPLLDSALEETLRLVAAPLLVRAVLEDISLKTSSGTEYTLRKGDRVALFPHLAVQMNPEIHHEPHKFKYDRFVNPDGTKRDFYKNGKKLKYVNMPWGAGVSICPGRFFASAEMKLFVFLMLSHYDLELVNEEEEIPGIDISRWGFGTMQPVHDVRFRYRPRF; this is translated from the coding sequence ATGGAGCTGTGGGTGGTTCTCCTCTGTGCCTTGGTGTCGTTGCTGCTTGGTGGCCTCTATGTCCTGGGGGTATTTCGGAGACGGAGACCAGATGAGCCGCCCCTGGACAAAGGCACCATTCCCTGGCTGGGCTACCTGCTGGATTTCAGGAAGGACAGTTCCGAGTTTCTAAAAAGGATGTGGAGGAAACACGGAGATGTTTTCACGGTGCTGATGGGTGGCTATTACTTCACCTTCGTGATGGACCCCTTCTGCTTTGGCAGCATTGTGAAGGAATCACGGTCTAAACTGGACTTTAGGGCTGCTGCAACTCAGCTGGTCCTGCAGGTTTTTGGCTACAAGCCCAACGAATCCAGCCACAACGTAGCCCGTGAATCGAGCGTGAAGCACCTGACGGGAGAGGGGCTCAGTGTCCTGACTCAAACCACCATGGAGAACCTCCAGAAGCTGATGCTTTTCAACCTGAGCCCAGGAGAGGAGAAGCGAGTGTGGCGGGAGGAGAACCTCTTCCACTACTGCTACAACATCGTCTTCAGAGCCGGGTACCTGGCTCTGTACGGCTCTGAGCCACACCAGGGGGCAGGAGACAAGGAGAAAGCTGAGGAGCGAGATCGTGTCCACTCCAACCAGCTGTTCCAGGAGTTTCGGAAGTACGACCGCCTCTTCCCTCGCCTGGCCTTCTCTCTGTTGCCTCACAAGGACAAAAGAGAAGCCGAACAGCTGAAGAGGCTCTTTTGGAGCGTGCTGTCTGTGAAGAAGGCCAGGCAGAAGGACAATATCAGTGGGTGGATCAGTGATCAAGACCAACTTCTGGCAGAAAACGGTGTCCCCGAGTACATGCGGGATCGTTTCATGTTTATGCTCCTCTGGGCATCCCAAGGCAACACGGGCCCAACGGCCTTCTGGCTCCTCCTGTACCTGCTGAAGCATCCAGAAGCTCTGAAGGCTGTGAGAGGTGAGGTAGACAAAGTCTTGAGGGAGAATGGGCAGCAAGTGAAGGCAGGGAGCCGTCCAGTTACCATCACTAGGGACATGTTGAACCAGGCTCCTCTTCTGGACAGTGCTCTGGAGGAGACCCTTAGGCTGGTGGCAGCCCCGCTGCTGGTCAGAGCTGTCCTGGAGGACATCAGCCTCAAGACAAGCAGTGGGACAGAGTACACCCTCCGCAAGGGAGACAGGGTGGCTCTGTTCCCTCACCTCGCCGTGCAGATGAACCCAGAAATTCACCACGAGCCTCACAAATTTAAGTACGACCGTTTCGTGAACCCAGATGGCACCAAGAGGGATTTCTACAAAAACGGGAAGAAGCTGAAATACGTCAACATGCCCTGGGGGGCAGGAGTATCCATCTGTCCCGGGCGGTTCTTCGCCAGCGCTGAAATGAAACTCTTTGTGTTTTTGATGCTGAGCCACTATGACCTGGAGCTGGTcaatgaggaggaggagatccCAGGGATAGACATCAGCCGCTGGGGATTCGGGACCATGCAGCCCGTTCACGATGTTCGGTTCAGATACCGGCCACGCTTTTGA